The genomic interval CCACCGTCCAGAGATGGACCTTCATGGTGATTCGATTTTAGTATCACTTAGGGTATCGGGATAAACACGATAAGGGAGGATGGGTGCGGGATCAACGTAGCTAGTACACGGGTGTTGAGCTGTATTTATGCTGGGATATAGGCTGCCgattagatataataagCACCAGCGTTAGACTTTCCAGCCGAGCCGATTGATCAGGATCCTTGAATAAGTCCACCTTGAGCTGTCCAATCTGCGACGGTCTAGAGCATTCGTAATCGTATTCGTGACCGAAAATGTGATTTAGCTCTGAGATTCATGACGCTAGCTTACTGTCATATAACATGATGTCACGGGCTTAGCACGGTCACGCCATGTGGAGGATATCTTAGTGATCCAACGTTTGGTAGAACAAAAGCTACGCGGATGAATAATGCCATGGTTTTCATGACTCGTGATtcattattttaattttgcGTTTAACTGCGCTTCCGACCATTCGCTTTCACACGCTTCATATTATGAACAACCAAAGGCGGAGATACTACTCGACCTCATAGTTCAAGTGGATACACCAGCATCGGCCTTTGCGGAAATAGATAAAGACTCGCCATGTGGGGAGCTAGCAAGTTGGGAAATAGAGGGGATGGTTAAATAAGTAGACTGACACCAGTCCAAACATGCAAATGTCAATAGAGTAAATTCCGCAATTGCTGTGATTGGTATCGCATGAGAGTAGGGAACTCGTCTTGAAATCCTCAAAGACCAGATGCAAGACTGGTAGTCAAGAATGGCCAGTGCTGTCCGTCGTATGAGAGTTCGCTTACTCCTCCGCTTGCACGAAGGGGTTGGCAATCTCTTCACTGCCATCGGCAGGAGAGATGAGTACAATGATAGTACCACGAGCAACGATCAAACCAAGAGAACGAGTATTCTCGTTGCCCTCGTCATCTATTTACAGGCCGTTAGAGTTAAGTAGAGAGGTAGTGGACAAGTACTAGAGCCACATACCGCGCATAGATTCCTTGACATCATCGAGAACCAGGTTCATCAGTTGGTCAAATCCCTTCAGCGTGCCGACGACTGTACTGGTCAGTGGATccaaaaaagtaaaaaaaaaaagaaaaatataaaactgATATGACAGGAGTGGACCTACCTTCTCTGCCACCATTGAACTTCACCCGAACTTCCTTATCCATATACTTGCTGAGGTCGAGgatgttttcctttttgggcTTCTCCTGCTGCTGTGCACCGCCACTGGCACCGCCACTTTTGGCATGACCGCCACGGCCGCCAGACCTGTCATGGCCTCCGCCGCGGCCACGACCTCCACGGAAAGATCCTCGTTCGGACATGCTTGGCTGGGACAAagtttttttgtttttttatttttttgtgGTTTTTATTTGTTGATTTATTTCCTCGGTTATAATATAGAGAGGGGAAAAGATAGTAAGACAAGAGAGGGGAACCGATGAGGGGAATTGTCTAGAATTGCAATGGGTGGGTGCGTGAGAGAGACCGGATCCCACTTTGGACTTGGTTGGTCCGTCAAATTGCAGGAAAGGATGGGGTGGAAGGGGGACGGGTGTATGAGGGATTTTCGAGGAGGGGCCAATTCAGTAAGTCAGCGGCAAGAGAACAGATGTGCTGTGCCTCTGTGGTTCAACAATAATAGCAGCAACAGTAGGACAGCGGCAGGCAAGGTAGCCGTGAGAGGGAACCGTGAAGTCACGGGAACGGACTTCTAAGCACCgcccagaaaaaaaaagaaaaagcaaaaaggaaaaaaactCTGATAACACACAATTACTGCGCGTCACACGGACGGTGACCATACCTTACTCCCGTCCCGTACTAGTGTGTATGGAATCCAGTCCACATGGGTCCTAAGAGGACAGTGGAGTGGACGGCCAGCGTCGGCCTTTACCCAATGGAGGTCGAGCTTAGGCAGCACCCTTACGAGCGGAGCGGCAAGTTGGGTTGGTGTCGGAGAATGGGACCTTCCATTTGTACCGGTATCGACCAAGTATGTACATCCACACTCGACCATTATCCTCCGTTTGGTGTTGGGGCGCCTCCGAGTGACACctcgaagaaaagaaggggggaaaacaGGTTTTTGTTACTATTTATCAATCGAAGAATTTCCATATGGGCCTCATCACGGATGACCCTGGAATCTTAGGTTGTCATTGTACTACCGATAGGCCGGTCATGCAAGGGGTTTCAGAATTTGGTCCCTCGGCTGGTATCTTTCCTCCTATCTGATATGGACTGATGCAATCAGAAGGGATTATAACATAAGCCCCATCAAACTTCGGGAAAATAGCGGTATATCTTTTCTACCCTGGTCCTAAAATTCCAATCCGATGCGGAtcataatgataataataataacattGTGCTCGGGAGTCAAAAAGCAATCTCTCAATAATAAGATCTCAATTCATCAGTcaaagaataaaagaaaatggctCAAGATGCTCTCCTAGGCTGCCGGTAAGATTGAGTACCAAGTAGAAACGGGTATGGAAGGTGACGAGTTCAGTTCCGAGCTCCCGGGCCACACCGAATGGACGGCGGAAGAGACCGGCGGGACTCCGCCCGCTACGTGCTGGGCTGCCTAAGGCGCTAAAGGTACTCTCATCTACCTTGTCTTGACGGGAACTGCGACTAAGAGGGATCGGGTTAGATGAGACTTTCAAGGATCGCCCAATCCCCGGCTGTGGGTTCGGGTCCATTCAGTCCAGCCATTCATCGTGTCCCACTCGGCATCATCGAACCTTACgggaggggaggaaaagattgaaggaagagagctTTTGCGTTCCGCTCACCGTCAGCCACTGCTCCGTTGGTAGTATCATTGGGTGTTTTGTTTCGCTCATGTCCTTTCCCCAGTACTTTCACTGGATGAGAGTTGTCCTGACTACTATCTTCCATTCCAAGTCAGGAACGGAAGTGATTGGGTTGAATGACAATTCAATTCCCAGTCACACCTAAAGATAACCAATATTGATTGAACGAACGCGATATTTCCCAGGAGAAACTTAACCTACCAAACGGCTATTCCGTTCCGTccgcctttttttttctccttcaatCTCTTGCGCCATATATACGCCTCCCGTGagcttcctttcctctcccCAGCATCcgctctctccctttcccctccccaacatcttctctctccctttcctccctctcccctcctcttcttccgcatCTCGGTGCGCGTATCCTGGCCTGTTCATTAcaccttttctcttcctttctctttgtgTATTATTTTTCTCGACTTTCTTCCCCGAACCCCAGATTCGTTGGGGTAACTCTTATTGTCATTACCTAACTTGAACGGGCACGAGTGGCTGAACTTGCAACCCGCACCGCTGGAGCCTGAGTCCCTCCGCCATCGGCTGCACTTCTTTCGTCCACGTTCTCGTTACTCAATCGCCCTGGAATCGCTTAATAATTTTCCCTTTGCGCTTCTGACGCCATCTTCCACGAGTCATTGGCgctgtctttttcttttcttttcttttttttcttattgtATTTAGTCAATCCGCTTCGTGACTCGTGCGCCTCCCCGGCTCACTTTCTCTTCCGCACGCCATGGAGTCCAGGACAGCGACGGCAGAGCCGTCTAGCAAGCGACCTCGATCGCCGTCCGGCGATTTCCCTCCCATCGCTTCTAAAGTCCCCAAAACACATTCGAACCACCTGCAGATCAACTACTTGGCGCGTCAGTATCCGGATAATCTCCCACTGGTCTCCATCGATGATACGATGCCCGCGATCATACACCTGATCGGTGAATATGACGGAGTTCTCCATCGCCACGAGAGTATCGCTGGAAATTTGGGTGCATGCCCTTTGGGACCCATTCTGATCAAGCGCTTTGAGCGCCTTTTCGATGGCCCTCCCCGCGTGCTCAAATCG from Aspergillus flavus chromosome 7, complete sequence carries:
- a CDS encoding putative small nuclear ribonucleoprotein (U6 snRNA-associated Sm-like protein LSm7); the protein is MSERGSFRGGRGRGGGHDRSGGRGGHAKSGGASGGAQQQEKPKKENILDLSKYMDKEVRVKFNGGREVVGTLKGFDQLMNLVLDDVKESMRDDEGNENTRSLGLIVARGTIIVLISPADGSEEIANPFVQAEE